A genomic window from Anopheles ziemanni chromosome X, idAnoZiCoDA_A2_x.2, whole genome shotgun sequence includes:
- the LOC131291314 gene encoding uncharacterized protein LOC131291314 — MDHIAEVTTGLSYAPAGILFGYLLLQPVAGDALIECLYLETMYWPYIIAIVAMLVTVVITNGLKLNYRKTQFIHLYIDLVACLFSLAAGLVFLLVDDVIPAVYVGAVAIGLTLVPGLSYLHIRSKGRHRAMYMSLCTFWFLSGVASTATVIAHEDERIAAADGAVVEETLHQNVAIALLASSSLVIVLIGLVELLQREAIVDYRKPLDYDTAMAHDSGRLLSGRRRSFGTFAHFGRSLQPGKSAVSSAAAATAWGAGSTEQIVSPAGGWGGCRYRSLWTVYAIVTKLVGFIAFYWVLLDLGMGATVDLLEEEAVWYCVYWLMAAGALLTTLLTLLLSTKLLFLLGSVFYLIALVLAVAFYSADLRPTEYGAVSMVLFACLGIALPLPAINILELAPLNYNEAALALGTALELLAIALLQYFGTIDGTLFGVEESADDVEQEPDKDVIAAHYITAIVLGVVCAVLVLWHMPNTKHKSLPEIESDLGRMRSYFAFSRRALASAAPEPAAAPRSEPLPNGVGGDGVASMGELSEDNQLSARNAARFAGLYTESPGPRDGSYDSRSRSPFNDFGHELPANGLANGHHHHQDDHSFQLHQEALQRQHEANYLNARLLHHQQLQQRGLDSPTGSDQYLRARGVSPLPAVPSHPDAIRPVPLLPVARTGSRAAQHRGEPMALGSLTVKSEPGTVLRPILLTQKSDAPAPPPMPPADYLTKSLPRVKAVRQSRIPPIVPKPEQPEEVIVPGVEYSHNLVPSQFLRQTLQNSQLFR, encoded by the exons ATGGACCACATCGCCGAGGTGACGACCGGGCTCTCGTACGCGCCGGCTGGCATCCTCTTCGGCTACCTGCTGCTACAGCCGGTCGCCGGGGACGCGCTCATCGAATGCCTGTACCTGGAGACGATGTACTGGCCGTACATCATCGCGATCGTTGCGATGCTGGTGACGGTCGTGATCACCAACGGCCTGAAGCTCAACTACCGCAAGACACAGTTTATCCATCTCTACATTGATCTGGTGGCGTGCCTGTTTTCGCTCGCGGCCGGCCTAGTCTTCCTGCTAGTGGACG ATGTCATCCCAGCCGTGTACGTTGGTGCCGTAGCGATCGGGCTGACGCTGGTTCCCGGCCTCAGCTACCTGCACATCCGCTCCAAGGGTCGCCACCGGGCGATGTACATGTCGCTGTGCACCTTTTGGTTCCTGTCCGGTGTGGCCTCGACCGCGACTGTTATAGCGCACGAGGACGAGCGTATCGCGGCGGCGGACGGTGCCGTGGTGGAGGAGACGCTGCACCAGAATGTGGCGATCGCACTGCTCGCCAGCAGCTCGCTGGTGATCGTGCTGATCGGTCTGGTGGAGCTGCTGCAGCGGGAAGCGATCGTCGACTACCGGAAGCCGCTGGACTACGACACGGCGATGGCGCACGACAGTGGGCGGCTGCTGAGTGGCCGTCGGCGCTCCTTCGGTACGTTCGCTCACTTTGGCCGCTCGCTGCAGCCGGGCAAGTCGGCGGTGTCGTCGGCGGCGGCTGCTACCGCTTGGGGTGCTGGCTCGACCGAGCAGATCGTGAGTCCGGCGGGCGGCTGGGGCGGGTGTCGGTACCGCTCACTCTGGACGGTGTACGCCATCGTGACCAAGCTGGTGGGCTTCATAGCCTTCTACTGGGTGCTGTTGGACCTTGGAATGGGGGCTACCGTGGACCTGCTCGAGGAGGAGGCGGTGTGGTACTGCGTGTACTGGCTGATGGCGGCCGGTGCCCTGCTGACCACGCTCCTCACGTTGCTGCTCTCCACCAAGCTACTCTTCCTGCTGGGCTCCGTCTTCTACCTGATCGCGCTGGTGCTGGCCGTCGCGTTCTACTCCGCCGACCTACGCCCGACGGAGTACGGTGCCGTGTCGATGGTGCTGTTCGCCTGCCTCGGCATCGCCCTGCCACTGCCCGCCATCAACATTCTCGAGCTCGCCCCGCTCAACTACAACGAGGCGGCTCTAGCGCTGGGCACCGCACTCGAGCTGCTGGCCATCGCCCTGCTGCAGTACTTCGGTACCATCGATGGGACGCTGTTCGGCGTCGAGGAGTCGGCGGACGACGTCGAGCAAGAGCCCGACAAGGACGTCATAGCCGCGCACTACATCACCGCCATCGTGCTCGGCGTGGTGTGTGCCGTGCTGGTGCTCTGGCACATGCCCAACACCAAGCACAAATCGCTGCCGGAGATCGAGAGCGACCTGGGCCGTATGCGGTCCTACTTCGCCTTCAGCCGCCGAGCGCTCGCCTCAGCCGCTCCGGAGCCAGCCGCCGCGCCGCGCAGCGAACCGTTGCCGAACGGGGTCGGTGGTGACGGCGTCGCCTCGATGGGGGAGCTGTCGGAGGACAATCAGCTGAGTGCGAGGAATGCGGCCCGCTTCGCCGGCCTCTACACCGAATCGCCCGGACCGCGCGACGGCTCATATGACAGCCGCAGTCGCAGCCCCTTCAACGACTTTGGCCACGAGCTGCCGGCGAATGGGCTCGCCAAtggccatcaccatcacca GGACGACCACAGCTTCCAGCTGCACCAGGAGGCGCTCCAGCGGCAGCACGAGGCCAACTACCTGAACGCGCGGCTCCTGCACcaccagcagctgcagcagcgtgGCCTCGACTCGCCGACCGGCTCCGACCAGTACCTGCGCGCCCGTGGCGTCTCCCCGCTACCCGCCGTCCCCTCGCACCCCGACGCCATACGGCCGGTGCCGCTGCTCCCCGTCGCGCGGACCGGCAGCCGGGCGGCTCAACATCGCGGCGAACCGATGGCGCTCGGGTCGCTCACGGTCAAATCCGAGCCCGGCACCGTCCTCCGGCCCATCCTGCTCACGCAGAAGAGTGACGCGCCAGCGCCCCCACCCATGCCGCCGGCCGACTACCTCACCAAGTCGCTGCCGCGCGTCAAAGCCGTCCGCCAGTCGCGCATCCCCCCGATCGTCCCCAAGCCGGAGCAGCCCGAGGAGGTGATCGTGCCGGGCGTCGAGTACTCGCACAACCTGGTGCCGAGCCAGTTCCTGCGCCAGACGCTGCAGAACTCGCAGCTGTTCCGCTAA